Genomic DNA from Rana temporaria chromosome 1, aRanTem1.1, whole genome shotgun sequence:
tctttttgacctcctgatctcatatttaagagttcctgacatgcttttttctattacaagggatgtttacattccttgtaatagtaacaaaagtgacactttttttttttttaaagaacagtgtaaaaataaaaaataaatgtaaacgcGCCCCTTCCAACCAAGCTTGTGTGCAGAAGCGAAAGCATACGGTGTTCAAACTACTCATGTGAGGTATTGcagcgatcggtagagcgagagctaTAATTctcgccctagacctcctctgtaactcaaaacatgcaacctgtagaattttttaaacattgcctgtggagatttttaagggagaacgtttgtcgccattccacgagcgggcgcattttgaagcgtgacatgctgggtatcaatttactgggcggaacattatctttcacaatataaaaaaaaatgggctaactttactcttgtcttattttttaattgaaaaaagtgtgcgcaaatacagtgtgacagaaagtattgcaaagaccgccattttattctctagggttagaaaaaatatatataatgtttgggagttctaagtcattttctagcaaaaaaaacttgtaaacaccaaatctcagaaagaagcttggtccttaagtggttaagtaatacaTCTTCCTACATCTTCACTTTTACGAAGAAAGAGCAGTTATAATAAatctgattttctttctttttttcactcATTATTCACATGTGAAATGTTCGTAGATCATCACAAGGTGTCATCATCAATTCTTCAAACATCTCCAGCAGCACAATGTACAGTCTAACGCCTATAAAAATGTGTTAAATCACTGCCTTCTGTGGGAGCAGAAAACAAGGCTGAATAATGATCCTTCAGTTTGTACAGAAACATCAATTTTCAATGTCAAATTTGAAACTGTTTAAAATCCTAACTGCCAACTTTCTGCCAGTGAGCGGGATGATGATGGTCTAGCAAAGGATCGAATGAAGTTTTAAGCAAAGGTAAAAGGACAAAGTGTTTGCGCAGCAAATTTATATGTTGAATCAGCATTACAGCCCAAGAAATTGTGtgctttaaatttttgttttgttatttatttgcaGCAAGAAATTCACAAAATGTGCTTAATCTGATAAACTGTCCTTGGAATGGAAGATATTAAAATACACTGTGCGACTTGTGTCAGAATGCCAACAAATTAAAGCAGCTACAACATACTTGATTCAATGGACCCCGTCCTACATACTACAGCACACCATACTTCCCAACCATTGTGTAATAAAAAGCCTTCCTCTACTTTTCTGTTTAATTCCATTGCAATTACCTGGGCTAATGTAAGTGGATAAAGTACAGTAAAAAtagttcaaggggttgtaaaggtacaatttgttctcctaaatagcttcctttaccttagtgcagtcctccttcacttacctcatccttccattttgcttttaaatgtccttatttcttctgagaaatcctcacttcctgttcttctgtctgtaactccacacagtaatgcaaggctttctccctggtgtggagtgtcgtgctcgccccctcccttggactacaggagactacgttgcagatagagaaaggagctgtgtgttagtgggcatcctgactctcctgtagtccaagggagggggcggagcACGACACCCTATCCCTGTTACTCAGCTTTAGAGCGTTTGTTAttccaacattttatattcctgatatgtgcctgctgtaccatgtacttgtataaaaaaaagtctcctgttcgctttgtattgcttcctttgtgtaagaTCCCTggtcagtccctctgctttcctattaaaaactgatcacAATAAGCAGGGGAGCacatcgtggtcagttctctagcaatgctggaaactcagcctgctctcctctaatTATCAGACATGCCCTGACATGCCCCCCTGCACAGTCATCCACTGGGAAGctgattgtgctgctgcttctgctcccCCCAGCttgtaaaaatattataaattataaaaaaggaggaaaagggtatttataatattttttatatctatacacaaatattttgcttttcatttctatttGAAACAGAATGTGTTGTTTTACAAGggaatcgtttacaatcactttaactctaACCATCAACCACCAAAAATCCCAGCCCTAGTGCCAACCTTTAGCCTAACCCCACATAAAACAAACTATTGCTGACTTGCTGTAATCCCAGCCCTAACGCTAACCGTCCCTGCACAGTCTCAATAAGTCCACACGGCGGGTGGGGTATAAAGTGAATGCAGCTATGCTGTGTAGCCAATCCCATTGAAGAAATCAGTTTGATGAAACATGTCTGGGCAGAGCTACACGGCAATCAACTGTGGTGTTTAGCGTCCTAATTTACCGATCATTGTGTGTGAAGTTGTTCCAGGAGCAGAGAGACAAGCAAGCGGTGGTGAGAATATCAGGTTTAGCtctgggtccgccgtgaccgttaTATATTGTGTGCACCGCTGTGAGCCTCTTGCTTCATAAAAAGGATTTGTTTGAAATTCCTTGCCTTTACTTGGAAGGATGTGGGTGCAATATGTGAAGAATTTATGTGTGctgttttaataaatggttttataGTACTTCACTATTTCAAGCACTTTTTTATTCTTACATGTGGAGAGCATTGGTTCACTGAACACTGTTGGAATTGCTTGGAGATCATGGAGAGTTCACTAAGTTTTTAATGCCGAGCATGAGAATGCAAGTCTTGTGGTGAGTGCAAATccttaaggccggaatcacactagtgcgttgcgtttttgagTTGCGTTCCcgttgcgaatttctctagagggtgttctgcggatcaactgcggtttagctgcggaTCGGGTgcgatttataaaaaataattacttgAGCTGCGTTTTTGGTGAGGGCCAATCATTGTTAGCTGTGTGATGATGTAGGTAATAAAAGGGAGTGACCTTTCTTGAACTCTTCCTTTTTCACGAGCATTCAGTATAGTGTGGAATAGGATTTGGATTTCCTAAGAAATGTGTGCTGCCCTGCCCATGATCATGCCTACAGTTGTTGCTgcaacagcagcaatcttgaTGGAAGTtgaaaggaggagaaggaggagtagaagaagaagatactgggTTCATCCTATCATTGCAAATAGGGATGAAAGAGGGCAGTTCATTATATTATATGAAGATCTCCGTGGGCATGAGGACAAGTTTTTTAATTATACACGCATGTCAATAACCAGgtgattatttatttaattttgcaaaacattttctttctccattgttccatattaaatttataattaaaaattttatttttgtttgaagtTTTGATGAATTGTTAGGACTAACGTACCATAGTTTGGAGCGCCAGAACACATGCTTCAGAGCAAGCATCCAGCCTGCACAAAGATTATTAATCACATTAAGGTACTTTTCCACACCTATGTGCATTTTCAAATTGATGTTGAAGCATGTATTCATTTTTGGTTTCAACTATCCAACATCTGTACTTATAAATGAACAACCAGACATAAgatgcccaaaaatatatttattttttacttctttcacaaaaataaagaaatagacaaCATATTTTTGCTTggactaatataaaaaataaaaactttgcctTCAAGTTTTCCTCTGGATTAAACTTTGATTCAAAATATGCACACATGCTTGTTTACTGTGGGCATAACGTAAACTTTAGAGATGTTGATATGTTTTGGGAAATAATGGTGTGTCTGAGGAGTATTGACTTGCTGAGGTAGATTCATCAATCTCGGTGCTTGAAGCATGGCTAGACTCgacatggtgctgtggcacatggtgctgtgggccatgttgcTGTGGGCCATGTTGCTGTGGGCCATGTTGCTGAGGCACATGTTGCTGTGGGCCATGTTGCTGAGGCACATGGTGCTgaggcacatggtgctgtggcacatggtgctgtggcacatggtgctgtgggccatgtgtctgaggcccatgtgtctgaggcccatgtgtctgaggcccatgtgtctgaggcccatgtgtctgaggcccatgtgtctgaggcccatggtgctgtggcacatacATCCCCTGCATTTGTGTTTGTGGCATAATTGAAGGGAATGTGGATGGGATGGGATATGGAGTTCGCCTCTGTTGTACCTCATATATTGAAGTTGGCTCCTGAAAGCTTGAAGTGTAGGATGGAGGAACATAGGGGTAAGGTTGGTTTCCTGGGTCTGGGTACTGGCCTGACATTGGTAAGTGTATCTGTGTTGTTTCTTTAGTTACATATGGCCTTTCCAATGTATGTTGCTCGCTTGGCACTGTAAATGACTGCAGAACGTGTTCTACTGTGGTTCGCATTTCTAAATATCTCTCAGGTACAACTTTTTTGATCAATGGTACAAAATTAAGCGCCAGTATTGTAGCTGGACATAAGAAAGCATCCACCTTTCCAGCCATTTGTTGTAACATCTGTAGAAGACGCTCGCTTATGTCCATCTGCGATACTGGCGTTCGCTTACGTGCCACTTTGGCAGGCCGCGCAATGGTTGTTGGAGCTGAGGAGGGTCCAGGCATAGGCTCAGGCAATCCAGAGTCAGTCTCTGGGTTTGTGACCCATAGATCTGACCCAAGTGGCATTTCAGGTATTTCCTCATTTGGATCAATGCAAACTGCTGGCACGGATTGGGCCTCAGATTGGCTCTCTGGTTGATCCTCCAGGACATCCTGTTCGTCCCAACTTGCTTCGgtcctgtttttattaaaaaatagaaacattACTAATGCTAAATATATAGTCACGATACATAGATGATGTAGAGGATAACTTACTCTCTCATCTCTATGAGTGGTTTCAAGAAGGCAAGGTCCTCTGCATACATATAGGGTACTCTAGCTGGTGCCCCCGAGCCACTCCTCACTTCTCTTAGATGTTTGTTGTATTTCTTGAAGGCATCACGCATGCTTCGCCAACGATTCTTGATGTATACCActgtaaaaaagagaagataataattatttaatatttcttATTTGTTCAAGGTACCTAGCTACAGGAAATTCATTTGGAAGTCTCCACTATGAGTTTAAGGTTGGAAAATCAACTATATCTGGCATTGTACATGAAACATGCCTTGTTATATGGAATGTACTAAAACCATTGGTCTTCAAAAAGCCTACAAAAGAAGATTGGTTGAAGATATCAGATGAATTCTGGGAGAGATGTAATTTTCCAAACTGTGTGGGAGCCATCGATGGCAAGCACATACGCATCCTGAGGCCATTTGATAGTGGGAGtcagttttttaattataaaaaatatttttcgtttGTATTAATGGCAGTGGTAGATGCCAAATATAATTTCATTTATATTGATGTGGGTGCTTATGGTAGCAGCTCTGATTCTGGTGTATTTAATCATTCCACATTTGGGAGAATGATAAGGGCGAATAGTCTGGATTTACCAAACGATTCCTCCTTGCCCGGAACAAATGAGCCAGCCCTCCCATTTGTTTTTGTAGGGGACGAAGCGTTTGCCCTTGGTAAAAATCTTCTTCGACCATTCTCAAGTAGAGCGCTGAGCAATgataaaagaatatttaattaTCGGCTCACTAGGGCACGTCGAGTAGTAGAGTGTGCATTTGGAATTCTTGCCAATAAATGGAGAATATTGCACACCGCCATCAATCTCAGTTTGGAGCATGCTGTCTCTGCTGTGAAAACTGCGTGTGCACTGCACAACTATGTGCGAGAACGTGATGGAATTGATTATGAGGATTCCATGATGCATAATATGGAGGCGGCACAGTGGAGTTTGACTAGGGGCACTAGCAGTGGGAAATTGATTCGAGATCAATTTCTTAATTACTTTCTATCGCCAGCTGGCGAGTTACCTTGGCAGATGCAggcaatttaaaaccaaaaaatgtggtgttgtcattaaaatatatggccctttaaatattaaaacCTAAAATACTAAGCTAAAAATGTCACTATGTGTAATTTGAATGcatcttgaaaaaaaaagattaaagttaTCTTTTGGCAGCATATTAAGGACTCCGAAGTGATTCTCTACCTGCAATTggacaaaaacaccaaaaattgGCTTGGTGATACTGTTATGTGTGTTCTGCTGGGTGTCATTGTACAGAGGATGATGTCTTTGTAAGACCACCATGGCCAATAACGTCATAATAGGATGACAAATACAGATAGTCACTCCCCCAAGGATCTGCAAACATACTTGGTAAAGTGAGTTTACATATTTTGGTGATAGACACACGCAGACTCATACAAACAATGACCAAGGGTGTGGGAATGAGTCACGTGCCACCAGCAACACGGGGACAGGGTGCATTAGGAACACCATGCCAAGATATAAAACATGTGGCATGGTATGGGTTAGCAGACTTTACATGTCCACACAgaatgcatgcttggataaaggcCTGCTCTGGATTTGTGTGCGGTATGCACTGTAGTTATTGGGGTCTACTTAGAATTATAATTTAATAAGTtagggaatgaaaaaataaaacaaacttacCTTTGTCAGCTTGAACTTGGGATGAGCACATGCTCCACTCTGGCAAAAGGCTTTTGGTAATTTCAACCCAGGTAGTTTTTTTCAATACATTGTCCTTATATTTAGGATGCCGGGTGTCATAGATTTGTGGGTTCTCCCTGACAAGGCGGATAAGCTCCTCGGAATCCACACAGTCCTTCACCTTAGCAGTGACTTTTTTGCTCCGTTTTTTGGACATGGCTACTCACCTCAGCAGCATGAAACAGACAGAGGAGGAACtaggaaaagggggaggtggtggaggagaaaaaaaaacttccgttCAAACCGCAACACACCTGCgatttagatgcgtacccatagaagataatgggactgaattcgcacctgagccgcaccgcaagacataaaaaccgcacgcggtttggaggcaatgcgcagtgcggatgcatcgcacatatgtgaaccagcctcattgaaaacaatgtattttaaaatgtcctgcgatttggatgcggttgaaaccgcactcaattcgcttaggtgtgaacctagcctaagggtGCTGAGTCACAGAAACACAAGTGGTGAATTATTTCAAGTTTTTTAAGAAGATTGAATGTTTGTTTAAGTGTGAACACCTGGAAAAACACTACAATTTAtggacttgatttttttttatttttctgacacTTTAGGTATGGATTTTGGATGAACACTTATGAATATTTGTTTAGAGATCATACATATATTTAGTataatttcatacattttttctcttcttttttgtcATGTTCAACCACTATAACACTCTTTCACGTGTGATTtagtttatatattttacatgttttagatatgtttatATGATTTAGGAACACAGCgctacaatttttttcatttaaaattttgCATATATATCATACCATTTAAGTAGCAGCTTTAggcatatatacactgtgtatatatataaatatatatatttatattaatattttttcctgTGCGCAGTGAAGGTTTGAGAAGGTAAAGGGGCGCCTATACTATCTCTAACCAGAGTTTCACagtccctgtaaccccaacaataAACTTTTCTGTAACCCCAAATCTAACCTTAGGAAGGCTGTGTCCTTGGTAAGAAGAATCCCTGTGTCAAAGGGTTGGTGTTATAGGGAGGGTTGAACTTGGTTAtagggggattatgtgtgagagTTACAGGGGGGTATataagagaagtgtttttaacaatcattcttacctaggtggatgcagcatcggtggaACCGAGCAATCTAATACCACAAATTGCTTGGTTTTCATAGCTCCCCAAGCAGAGAGCAGCtctcttctctgttccccccgcgCTGGGCTGTGTAGGGGGTGGGATCTGTCAGTTCAGGCTCTCAGcaactcactgagaggctgagctgggtgccggTACAGACTATTGCTGAGATCTTGCCTGAGCCTGGACCGACTCTGTGACATCATCAGACAGCAGACTtctgcccgctgtctgctgaaaacaggtcacaggagtgctaaatgaacttcactcctgtgatccataggtggagtacagccaaacgagctttggttGTAACTCTCCTTTAAATTGAGGTTATGAGAAAGGTTGGTGTTATTAGGAAGGTTggtgttatcttttttttataaataaatgcatttttttttataaataaatgtgcatttattatttttttgcattgcactAGCAATCTGCAGATCGCTGGtgtcatgcaggtctcctgcagatctgtcagtgtaaatGTGTGCCCATACATCCCATATGGGCAAGCAGATACACAGagaggaagaatcaatgaactaccacagtgattaacagcgccatggtaattcattgagaactacaagatgACAGCCGCACAGGATGTTGtttatttacacacagagctgaTTTCAAATAGTGACAGCAAGTATCTCAATGTACTGCTGtcactgtgagggggggggggggactgcagcatcgagaacatgttacatgttccatcctaaaaacaggtggaacatgtaaaatgttcccaaaggtgaacttatcctttatgttacagaaagggttagtgttagggttggaGCTATTGGGATGGTTTGGGTTGGGATTACAGTAAGGGATAATTTTTCAGGGAGAGTTACTTGTGGGCTTGGTGTTATGGTGAGAGTTAGTGCTAGTGTTACAGGGAGGTGTACAGGACACCTGGAATGTGTCCTGGATGTCAGGTATATTCCCCCCGATATTTGagttgtggtccctttaagggggGCAGTTGCAAAGCATAGTGACAGCAGAGGTGAGACGTTATTGCAGTTCATGTCCCACCTGTCAGCTGACCACACCGATGACCAACATGAGGAACCCGTTGGTGCCGTTGCCCATTATCAATGTACCATTTGAGCGCATAGCAATGGATCGGTGGGCCCTTTGGTGAAATCAGCTCGGGGCCACCAATGCATCCTTGTGGTACTCGATTATGCCACCAGGTATCCAGAGGCAGTTCCCCTAAGACAGACTATGTCAAAAGAAAGTACCAGGAAATTGTTTAATATGTTCTCTAGGACAGGACTCCCAAAGGAGATGCCTTTTTGGGCATCGTGGGGTACTACCGCTGGTTTGTCCCCAACTTCTCCACTATTACTACACCTCTCACAGACCTGACAAAGGGAAAAAAGTCATTAATGGTGAAATGGGATGACAAGGCTGAGAAGGCTTTCCAGGAGCTTAAAACAGCCTTGTGTAAATATTCAGTACTGATAGCTCCTGACTTCTCAAGAGAATTTGTTGTTGCCTCCAGTGAAGTCTTGGGAGCTGTTCTGTCTCGAGAGGTCAATGGGGAGGAACACCCCATAGTATTTCTGGGTgcctggccattaagtgggctctcgACTCACTGTGCTATTTTCTCCTCGATAGAAAGTTTCGCTTGGTGTCAGCCCATGCCCTATTGACCTAGATGACACAGAATAAACACACAAATGCTAGAGTTACCAGGTGGTTTTTGGCATTGCAAGAGTTCAAATTTATAGTTGAACAGGGACCAGGAAAGCAACACCTGAACCCGGATGCCTTATCTAGGGTACACTGTAGTGTGTTACACATTGTCTCAGACACCTCCACGTTAaggcagagagggaggggaatGTACAGGACACCGGGAATGTGTTCTGGATGGCAGGTACATTCCCCCGATATTTGAGCTATGGTCCCTTTAAGGGGGACAGTTGCCGAGCCTTGAGGTTTCCCTGGTTAAGTTAGGCTGGAGAAGACTGACTTCTAGGACTCTCTGGATAGCTAAACTTATATTAGGGACCCGGAATTTCGAAGGCTCAAAGAGACTTGGGAGGGAAGAGCCTTCAAGCCCTGACTACCAGGACTTTGGTCCCGAAGAGGTTACGTCCCGGTTGAAGGAGGCTTGAAAGGCAGCATAAGGGAAATCAACACCTGTGTCAGGAGCATTGAGCCTTGGTTAAGGGTGAGCTTATAGTCCAGCAGACCCAGATCAGGTGTGTTTGATGGCTGGTTGATAGTCTTGGTGGGGAGACACCTGATGGTGGCCACCAGAACTACACCCACTGGTACCGAAGGCAACAGTGCCATCAGCAGGTTAGTCCAGTAATTACACTATTCCTGACAGCTAGGGCTGGGGCTACAGGTAGGTTAACTGCTAGTGCTCGGATTATGAAGTGGGTTAgtgttaaagtggatataaacccaaattattatttttttttttgctggcacaatttagagtataagatttcctatcatctgtgcccagtcttgccacactgttaatccagctctgagcaatcctcttttattgttcattgAGATAAATCTTGACAAACAGAGAAAAACTTTGTCAaatcctcccccttgctgtgaatgacaggttatttacatatctcatgcattaGTCGAAaagaggcattattttttaattcccacccccatttctgaagtcatgtggttacttttctggattttgactggatgttagtgatcatagcagaatttagtgtaaggaatacacaagagaaaatgcatgttgacaaggagagtgtagaggtgggcggggagtctactgacatcacgactccacccaccgggctccagacaacagacccgcccgcagaatctgcagtttttcagttcttataacagacagaggggagacatttgacaggtaaggatacatgcagaaggcatgtatatccttatagatcagcactatggcagaagtttagaaaggatgagagtggctttacatccactttaaggtggagGTTACACAGAAAGTTAGATTAGAAGAGCTCACAATAAGAAGAGCTCACTGTATGCCGAGGCAGTGTTCAGACAAGTACCATTTTGTTGTAGTCATTGATGTGTCTGATGAGACAGTATTCAACCCAACCAGCACTTGCAAACATTGTGGCCAATCGGCAGGGATAACAGATTGGGACATTTGAGCGGTATCAATTTTATTTGGTACTGTCACACTGTAGATGACTTACAGTATGTAGTTACTTACTTtaatttttaaatacaaaaatagacaCAGAAATTGATTCCTGTGTCTATTTTAGAACACCATTTTACATATTAACATTGTTCAATAAAATGTGAGTAATGActgataaaacaaaataaataaataaacaaataaaataaaataatagcaaataaattatggaaACTGTCAGTTTTGACCTCTTTCTGTAAAATGCTAGATTCAAACCTAAAGCAGGCCAGCAGCTGATGCAGACATATGATCAGGGATTTAGCATTTTCAGGAGATGAACCATTGCAGTGCCAGTATATCTCTCATGACatgtttccttaaccacttctttccccgcccatagtcatatgacatccacagatgggatctcccatcctgggcgggcatcatatgatgtcctcaaaCTTGCCGGCAGTATAGGGTGCGCCCACCCTATACTCATGACAGATCAGGACAGATCaggatcgctcgtgacagagcaggaacgttgatctgtgtgtgtgaacacaaagatccacgtcctgtcagggaagaggagacagatcgtgtgttccaaGTATATAGGAAaaccgatcagtctcctcccccagtcagtcccatccccccacagttagaattactccctaacTAACATATTTAAccctctagtgttaactccttccctgtcagtgacatttatacaataatcaatgcatatttatagcactgatcgctgtataaatgtcaatgatcccaaaatagtgtcaaaagtgtccgatctgtctgccccaatgtcacagtcatgataaaaatcgcagatcaccaccattactagtaaaaaacaaaattatcacCGTACTTTTATAAATTTAAATACAAGGATATTGGATGAAGATGAACCTACCCAAACCGATTGGACCCGGACTTTGAGATTGGACAGAGAAATGTCCTACATTTTCAAAAGACGCCATAATGGTTCACCCTATAGTGGCCACAGGAGGAAGATGAATTTAATGTATATTTCCAGGGTGGAAAAATAATATTGGGTAAAAGGGTAGCGCATCAATGATGTTTATATTAATTAATAATAAGATATACCACTGATTATTGAAAAACATTACACAATGGTAATTACCTTGGTAAAGCTTGGAAGATTGAATCAATTATGTTATTCTATTGCCAGCAAATAATGCCCAGCATAGCAGGTAGTTATAATTTAGGAAATGTGAGTGTTGGGCTGAGATATGATTAAACATATTCAGCAAAATCACTCATCAATCAAGATATGGTAGTTTGCAATAAACACCAATGGGTAAAATctgaaaaatagaaaacatgaatctcctgaagaagctgtaAAAGTGAAACATGTCAAGTGGTAGTGTGTGTATATGCCTTGGATAGAACAAACAACGTTGGTAAGGATGAAAAATCTTTTATCATGTTTTACTgttgtgagtgagtgaaaaacttgtatagcgctacaaatgcgaactgaatcgcctcaaggcgcttggtatccgttTCCTTCTATCaagccttcagaataggtgggtctt
This window encodes:
- the LOC120924405 gene encoding protein ANTAGONIST OF LIKE HETEROCHROMATIN PROTEIN 1-like, producing MCAALPMIMPTVVAATAAILMEVERRRRRSRRRRYWVHPIIANRDERGQFIILYEDLRGHEDKFFNYTRMSITSFDELLGLTYHSLERQNTCFRASIQPAQRLLITLRYLATGNSFGSLHYEFKVGKSTISGIVHETCLVIWNVLKPLVFKKPTKEDWLKISDEFWERCNFPNCVGAIDGKHIRILRPFDSGSQFFNYKKYFSFVLMAVVDAKYNFIYIDVGAYGSSSDSGVFNHSTFGRMIRANSLDLPNDSSLPGTNEPALPFVFVGDEAFALGKNLLRPFSSRALSNDKRIFNYRLTRARRVVECAFGILANKWRILHTAINLSLEHAVSAVKTACALHNYVRERDGIDYEDSMMHNMEAAQWSLTRGTSSGKLIRDQFLNYFLSPAGELPWQMQAI